GGATATTTTTTTATGTTTATCTCCGTAAGACAGGATTGGAATAAGTTGGTATTCAAGCTTTTCGGGAAGCTCACTGAAAACTTCTTCCACCTGTTTGAGAGAGAGGGGGGAATTCCTCGCAATAACCTTTATTGTTTCCACAGCTGCCTCCTTTTTCTTCCTTTATTTTTGTAAGAGAGAAATAGAACTTTTCAGTTTCTTCTGAAATTATCCGAAGTGCCTTTTCTTTTTCTTCTTGTCGAGTTTGTAAGGATTGAGTGACCATTTTTTCACTATCGTGAACGTCGAAGTAGAGGATGTTTTTCCTCGTCTTTATTTCTTTTTCTACATCAGGGGGGACGGCGAGATCAATGATAAGAAGCTCTTTGTTTTCAGGCATATCGCTTGTTTTTATAATAGGATGAGGAGCACTCGTGGTAGTGAGTAAAACATCGGTTTGTCGTAACACATTTTTGAGAGAGTTAAGAGAAAATACTTGAGCATTGTATTTGAGCGCTAATTCTTTAGCTTTCTCATAGGTTCGATTACCAAGGTAGATTTGTTTCACTTCATGTTTATGGAAATATTTTAACAAGTCTTCGTTAATTCTATTAACTCCAATAATCGTGACACGGAGATTTTGAAGATTTTTAAAATAATATTTTACTATTGTGAATGCTGCAAGGGCATGGGAGAGGGCACCCTTACTGATATTCGTTTTTTGTCTTACCTTTTTTCCAACATGAAAGGCCTGTTGAAAAAGGATATGAAGGATTTTTGATACGGTCTTGTTGTGAATGGCTTGTTGGTAGGCTTGTTTTAGCTGGTGAAAGATGTAATTCTCTCCGACAAGAGGAGACTCTACTCCAGACGCCAATCCGAAAAGATGTTGAATAAGAGAAAAAAGAGTGTCTTTTGGAGGGTGGGCTCCAGGTTCATCGTAGTAAAGTTCTACTCTATCACATGTCTTGAGCAGAATGTGATAGTGGGGGAGTGCTCGGAGAAGAGAATAGTAAAAGTTTTCTCTTTCCTCGATGGGAAAATGATAATCCATTCCCTTAAAACCCAGCATTTTCCAAAAACTCCTTTATAGTATTTCTAAGAAAAACGCTTTGTTTTGCGCTTGTTCCGTTTGTTGTTACGGCTATACTTACATTCTTTTTTTTATAGATAGCAGGGGAGATAAAATCGCAGAATTCGGGGGAGTCGCACACGTTGACAAGGATAGAGAGTTTTTTTGCGTCTGCGGCAATTTGTTGGTTAAGAGTGTTGTCATTAGTACATGCATAGACAAGAAAAAATTTTTTAAGATAACATTTTTTATACGCTCTCTTAAGAAAGACACAATCGGAAAAATGGGTTTGGATTTCAGGGATAAATTCTAAAGCCAAAAAGGTAATATTTCTCGTATAAAGAGAAAGTATATTTGCCTTTTGAAAGGCTACCTTTCCTCCTCCTATAATGAGTATTTTTTTCCCTTCTATGTTTATGGCTATGGGTAAGAATGTCATACGAATTCCTCCTTGAAAGAATTAAAGGTAGTATTCTAAGGTTATTACCTCTTTATCAGCAAGTGTATTGATAATACCCTTTAGAATCTCTTCGTCGCCAATTTTTTCTGGATAACACAGGGTGTAAAAATCACTTTCAGGTAGGGGTGCTATTCCAATTCCAATCGTCAATATCTCATAGGGGGTGTTCAAAAGTTTGAGAATTTCCCATTCATGTTTCTCTATGTATGAGAGGTAGCTAATGAAAATAAGCCCGGCATCTGTAAGAATATGTGCAAGTTCTCCTAATCGTCTTATCTCCTCGTACCTTTGGTTTGTTTCAACAAAACTTAAATCCTGGTCAAGGCCGATGGCTATGGAATTTAAAGAAAGAAAGTACACATTTTTGGAAAGTTCAAAGAGCTTCTTTTCGAGAAGCTTGGCGATATGTTGGATTTTTTTGCTATTTTGTCCGGTAAGTAACACAAATTTCCCCTGGTGTTGGTTTCTTTTTTCTCT
This sequence is a window from Thermospira aquatica. Protein-coding genes within it:
- the hemA gene encoding glutamyl-tRNA reductase — protein: MLGFKGMDYHFPIEERENFYYSLLRALPHYHILLKTCDRVELYYDEPGAHPPKDTLFSLIQHLFGLASGVESPLVGENYIFHQLKQAYQQAIHNKTVSKILHILFQQAFHVGKKVRQKTNISKGALSHALAAFTIVKYYFKNLQNLRVTIIGVNRINEDLLKYFHKHEVKQIYLGNRTYEKAKELALKYNAQVFSLNSLKNVLRQTDVLLTTTSAPHPIIKTSDMPENKELLIIDLAVPPDVEKEIKTRKNILYFDVHDSEKMVTQSLQTRQEEKEKALRIISEETEKFYFSLTKIKEEKGGSCGNNKGYCEEFPPLSQTGGRSFQ
- a CDS encoding precorrin-2 dehydrogenase/sirohydrochlorin ferrochelatase family protein produces the protein MTFLPIAINIEGKKILIIGGGKVAFQKANILSLYTRNITFLALEFIPEIQTHFSDCVFLKRAYKKCYLKKFFLVYACTNDNTLNQQIAADAKKLSILVNVCDSPEFCDFISPAIYKKKNVSIAVTTNGTSAKQSVFLRNTIKEFLENAGF